A single window of Cottoperca gobio chromosome 9, fCotGob3.1, whole genome shotgun sequence DNA harbors:
- the prkab1b gene encoding 5'-AMP-activated protein kinase subunit beta-1b, with product MGNSSSDRSGGGQGERSDRDGQQGGKEASPNILMDSGEDADLFPRDDKAPEEIQEFLAWKQDMESDSKSPTEARPTMFRWSGAAKEVFVSGSFNNWATKIPLNKSQKNFVAIVELMEGEHQYKFCVDGQWTLDPAGAVMTSKTGTVNNVIQVKTTDFEVFDALRIDSEDSEDISDLSSSPPGPYLQEAYVIKPEDKIKHPPILPPHLLQVLLNKETGISCDPTLLPEPNHVMLNHLYALSIKDGVMVLSATHRYKKKYVTTLLYKPI from the exons ATGGGgaacagcagcagtgacaggTCCGGCGGGGGTCAGGGCGAGAGGTCAGACAGAGATGGACAACAAGGAGGGAAGGAGGCCAGTCCCAACATCCTGATGGACAGCGGCGAGGACGCAGACCTTTTCCCCAGAGACGATaag GCTCCCGAGGAAATACAGGAATTTCTGGCCTGGAAGCAGGACATGGAGAGCGACAGCAAAAGTCCAACGGAGGCCAGACCAACGATGTTCAGGTGGTCTGGTGCCGCCAAAGAAGTCTTCGTGTCCGGCTCTTTTAACAACTGGGCCACCAAGATCCCTCTCAACAAAAG TCAGAAAAACTTTGTGGCTATTGTGGAGCTGATGGAGGGAGAGCACCAGTACAAGTTCTGCGTAGACGGTCAGTGGACCCTGGATCCTGCTGGG GCTGTGATGACGTCTAAGACAGGAACAGTAAATAATGTCATCCAGGTGAAGACGACTGACTTCGAAGTCTTTGACGCCCTCAGGATCGACTCGGAGGACTCTGAAGATATTTCAG ACTTGTCCAGTTCCCCTCCCGGCCCCTACCTACAGGAAGCATATGTGATCAAGCCCGAAGACAAGATCAAACATCCTCCCATCTTACCTCCCCACCTGCTGCAGGTGCTGCTCAACAAGGAAACAGGCATCTCT TGTGACCCGACGTTGCTGCCAGAGCCCAACCATGTGATGCTCAATCACCTGTACGCCCTCTCCATCAAG